The genomic DNA CCCGCTGGAAGCGCCCGCTGCCGATGTACACCGCCGGTGCCCTCATCGGGGTCATCGGTGTGATTGCTTGGCCACTGTCGGCGGCTGCCGGACGCAACAGCGGCCTGGGTATCACCGGCCCCACCGCCAACACCTTGCAGTACGGTGTCACCGGAGATGAATCATTCGTCGACTGGGGCGTGCTGCTGGTTCTCGGGCTGCTTGTGGGAGCCTTTATCGCAGCCAAAGCCACCGGTGAATTCCGCATCCGCATGCCAGATTCCACCACAGCCGTACGCTCCATCGGCGGCGGTTCAATGATGGGCGTTGGCGCCTCGTTAGCAGGCGGCTGCACCGTGGGCAACGGCATGGTCCAGACCAGCCTGTTCAGCTTCCAAGGATGGGTCGCGCTGCTATTCATTGCCGTGGGCATCGGCGTGGGCGCCAAATTCTGGTTGAAACCAGCCCGCACCAAGCCCGCCGCCACACCCCAGACCTACACAACCAACGATAGCATCCACAACTCAGTGAATACCACCGGAGAATCGATGCCATTGGGCAACACTGCGACCCAGGCACCAGCCTTTGGTGGCATGCAGGTGGCCACCGGACTGGTGACACTACAATCCGCAATTGACCACAAAGCGCAGCATCTAGGCAACGGATACTATGCGCTGGACTCGCTGGGCGCGGTCTGCCCGTTCCCGCTCCTCGAGGCCAAAGATGCCATGGCCAGTCTGGAATCCGGACAGCACTTAGTCATCGATTTCGATTGCACGCAAGGTACCGAAACCATCCCGCAGTGGGCGGTCGACGACGGTCACGAAGTCACAGACTTCCGAGAAACCGGCGACGCCTCCTGGCAGATCACCATCAAAAAGGATGGCGCAGCGGCAGCTGGCTAGGGGATAGCAAGCACAACTCGAGGGGCGATAACGAGCAGGTCTCGCACCCTCGAGCCGATTAGCGGTACTTGTCGGAAATGTTTTCTTCCGGCACGTACTCATCTCCCGGGAACCGCTCGCCATCCTTGCGTTGTTCGTCAAACTCGGTTTTGAGTTTCGCGGTATCACCCGGCGCACAGTGCGACACCGCAACCACACGGTAGGTGTCGCCGGCCGCCATGGTGTCAAAGGTCGCGCGTTGGACCGGACCGCCCGTGCCGTACACCACGGGGTAGCCGCCGTGGTCGCCCACGCGGGTGTCCATGCCGAGGGAATCCCAGTAGTCGACGATCCGTCGAGCATTCTCCTCATGGTCTGTCCCGGAGTCTGCCGACAGATT from Enteractinococcus fodinae includes the following:
- a CDS encoding YeeE/YedE thiosulfate transporter family protein, whose product is MILTGLLIGVVLGVVMQRGRFCVTGMIRDIFLANSWRTFVALLIVIAVHAVGIAALTSTGVISPENTTFAPAAVIVGGFVFGLGIILAGGCASGTWYRSAEGLVGSWIALAMYALSAAAMRNGALSDFNAWMKSWDTGLTTIPELFGISPWWFAIALAIGTALLVRHFRAQDAKRPQVARLGNQPRWKRPLPMYTAGALIGVIGVIAWPLSAAAGRNSGLGITGPTANTLQYGVTGDESFVDWGVLLVLGLLVGAFIAAKATGEFRIRMPDSTTAVRSIGGGSMMGVGASLAGGCTVGNGMVQTSLFSFQGWVALLFIAVGIGVGAKFWLKPARTKPAATPQTYTTNDSIHNSVNTTGESMPLGNTATQAPAFGGMQVATGLVTLQSAIDHKAQHLGNGYYALDSLGAVCPFPLLEAKDAMASLESGQHLVIDFDCTQGTETIPQWAVDDGHEVTDFRETGDASWQITIKKDGAAAAG